A DNA window from Malus domestica chromosome 12, GDT2T_hap1 contains the following coding sequences:
- the LOC103430320 gene encoding uncharacterized protein isoform X2: protein MKSAFRNAHSLFRSLNPNPNPHLTSLLLPLRLTLLTPPSPPSLRPQTFPSLSATLSSASMPGGEPLTPPPLEKQFEDFRAQLEESGTLRERIRAVVMEIESTTRLMHSGLLLVHQSRSTPEVLEKPKVQIGVLKELYNRLAEVVRESPGQYYRYHGDWRTETQTVVSLLAFMHWLETGTLLLHTEAEEKLGLNDSEFCLDVEDYLVGICFMSNELPRYVVNQVTAGDYDCPRKVLKFLTDLHAAFRMLNLRNDFLRKKFDGMKYDLRRVEEVYYDVKIRGLTANGALVEDQGPQGPP, encoded by the exons ATGAAGTCAGCGTTTCGAAACGCCCACTCTCTCTTCCGctccctaaaccctaaccctaaccctcaCCTCACCTCGCTTCTCCTCCCTCTCCGTCTCACACTCCTCACCCCACCCTCACCTCCGTCCCTCAGACCCCAAACATTTCCCTCCCTCTCCGCCACTCTCTCCTCCGCGTCGATGCCTGGCGGCGAACCCCTCACGCCTCCCCCGCTGGAGAAGCAGTTCGAGGACTTCCGAGCTCAGCTTGAAGAGTCCGGGACCTTGCGCGAGCGCATTCGAGCTGTGGTTATGGAGATCGAGTCCACCACAAGGCTAATGCACTCCGGCCTCCTCCTAGTTCACCAGTCTCGCTCCACTCCCG AGGTTTTGGAGAAGCCGAAGGTACAGATTGGCGTGTTGAAGGAGCTCTACAATCGGCTCGCTGAAGTCGTGCGTGAATCTCCTGGGCAGTACTATAG ATATCATGGTGACTGGAGGACTGAGACGCAGACTGTGGTTTCACTGCTTGCGTTTATGCACTGGTTGGAGACAGGGACTCTTTTGTTGCACACTGAAGCTGAAGAAAAACTTGGAC TGAACGATTCAGAATTTTGTCTGGATGTTGAAGACTATCTTGTTG GTATTTGTTTCATGTCCAACGAATTG CCGAGGTACGTGGTTAACCAAGTGACTGCTGGGGACTATGACTGTCCAAGAAAGGTGCTTAAGTTTTTGACAGATCTTCATGCAGCCTTCCGTATGCTTAATCTCCGGAATGACTTTTTGCGCAAGAAATTTGATG GTATGAAGTATGACCTGAGAAGGGTTGAAGAAGTTTACTACGATGTTAAGATCAGAGGCTTGACAGCCAATGGTGCTCTTGTGGAAGACCAAGGACCCCAAGGACCGCCATAA
- the LOC103430310 gene encoding uncharacterized protein isoform X2, whose amino-acid sequence MDHEAHARKKFVNMKSQRVKVEDSFGPALEDESETIEHLLAEPKTEYVTVDGVLCFDKENAEKGLNMEDFSCGYDFGLNTYSGEFRSAHPRGRHDELELGVLDGLLDEVDEVEDIDAINGLASPCDDYLLDIGFIGQASQLGFGPCEGSRLRNSSSASQSPGLSGSSNSAVGISESSTVTIQEFECKNSSIDKAVTHGFHGNFRQKKRHRTPIAHPASINLRNLDELDNDEKPSVSGIVSAAFLKEKRLRKPTRRYIEEFSGKKSKDSKGREDCSAVTATENGRLKARSQNKHHHQRPRTLAAVPEDDLISENQTLAEFRKQRTRRKKYASISMLESDESDESYESDEQPITSESEDDSVSRKRSTKQDRRKHQRMWTPSEVTTLVDGISQYGVGRWTDIKRLLFASSPYRTPLDLRDKWRNILRRSCGKELKNEVEQKEMRALPKSLVPRVRELATVHPYPRQRGKKFAPPILPIASKSASSDHIRRYVRRK is encoded by the exons ATGGATCATGAAGCACATGCACGTAAGAAGTTCGTCAACATGAAATCCCAAAGG GTGAAAGTGGAAGATTCTTTTGGTCCTGCATTAGAAGATGAATCCGAAACTATTGAACATTTACTAGCGGAACCTAAAACTGAATATGTTACGGTAGATGGTGTCTTATGCTTTGACAAGGAGAATGCAGAAAAAGGCTTGAACATGGAAGATTTTTCCTGTGGATATGACTTTGGTCTTAATACATACAGTG GTGAGTTTCGCTCTGCTCATCCTCGGGGAAGACACGATGAATTAGAACTTGGA GTTCTTGATGGATTGCTGGATGAAGTTGACGAAGTGGAGGATATAGATGCAATAAATGGCCTTGCAAGCCCGTGCGATGATTATCTTCTAG ATATTGGATTTATAGGACAAGCTTCTCAACTGGGTTTTGGTCCTTGTGAAGGATCACGTTTAAGGAACTCAAGTTCTGCAAGTCAGTCACCGGGATTAAGTGGTAGTAGTAACAGTGCTGTTGGGATATCTGAATCGTCAACTGTGACTATTCAGGAATTTGAATGCAAGAATAGTTCTATTGACAAGGCAGTAACTCATGGGTTCCATGGTAACTTCAGGCAGAAGAAAAGACATCGAACACCAATTGCCCATCCTGCTTCAATCAATTTACGAAATCTTGACGAGTTAGATAACGATGAAAAACCTTCAGTAAGTGGAATAGTGTCTGCTGCTTTTCTTAAGGAGAAAAGACTACGTAAGCCTACTCGAAGATACATTGAGGAATTTTCGGGCAAGAAGTCAAAAGATTCCAAGGGGAGGGAAGATTGTTCTGCTGTTACTGCTACAGAGAATGGACGATTGAAGGCCAGATCTCAGAATAAACATCATCATCAGAGGCCGAGGACATTGGCAGCAGTTCCCGAGGATGATTTAATTTCTGAAAACCAGACACTGGCTGAATTCAGGAAGCAAAGAACACGTCGAAAGAAGTATGCATCAATTTCG ATGCTTGAGTCAGATGAATCTGATGAGTCATACGAGTCCGATGAGCAACCTATAACATCTGAATCTGAAGATGACTCTGTGTCAAGGAAAAGATCAACAAAGCAAGATCGAAGGAAGCATCAAAGGATGTGGACTCCCTCTGAGGTGACGACATTGGTTGATGGTATTTCTCAATACGGAGTTGGACGATGGACAGATATAAAAAGGCTCCTATTTGCATCTTCTCCTTATCGCACGCCACTAGATCTCAGG GACAAATGGAGAAATATTTTAAGGAGGAGCTGTGGAAAGGAGCTGAAGAACGAG GTTGAGCAAAAGGAGATGCGTGCTTTACCCAAGTCGTTGGTGCCCCGTGTCCGTGAGCTAGCCACAGTCCATCCGTATCCCAGGCAGCGCGGCAAAAAGTTTGCTCCTCCCATACTTCCAATTGCCAGTAAAAGTGCATCATCTGATCATATCAGAAGGTATGTACGACGGAAGTAG
- the LOC103430310 gene encoding uncharacterized protein isoform X1 — protein MDHEAHARKKFVNMKSQRVKVEDSFGPALEDESETIEHLLAEPKTEYVTVDGVLCFDKENAEKGLNMEDFSCGYDFGLNTYSGEFRSAHPRGRHDELELGVLDGLLDEVDEVEDIDAINGLASPCDDYLLDIGFIGQASQLGFGPCEGSRLRNSSSASQSPGLSGSSNSAVGISESSTVTIQEFECKNSSIDKAVTHGFHGNFRQKKRHRTPIAHPASINLRNLDELDNDEKPSVSGIVSAAFLKEKRLRKPTRRYIEEFSGKKSKDSKGREDCSAVTATENGRLKARSQNKHHHQRPRTLAAVPEDDLISENQTLAEFRKQRTRRKKYASISFQKFNCRCYSAQMLESDESDESYESDEQPITSESEDDSVSRKRSTKQDRRKHQRMWTPSEVTTLVDGISQYGVGRWTDIKRLLFASSPYRTPLDLRDKWRNILRRSCGKELKNEVEQKEMRALPKSLVPRVRELATVHPYPRQRGKKFAPPILPIASKSASSDHIRRYVRRK, from the exons ATGGATCATGAAGCACATGCACGTAAGAAGTTCGTCAACATGAAATCCCAAAGG GTGAAAGTGGAAGATTCTTTTGGTCCTGCATTAGAAGATGAATCCGAAACTATTGAACATTTACTAGCGGAACCTAAAACTGAATATGTTACGGTAGATGGTGTCTTATGCTTTGACAAGGAGAATGCAGAAAAAGGCTTGAACATGGAAGATTTTTCCTGTGGATATGACTTTGGTCTTAATACATACAGTG GTGAGTTTCGCTCTGCTCATCCTCGGGGAAGACACGATGAATTAGAACTTGGA GTTCTTGATGGATTGCTGGATGAAGTTGACGAAGTGGAGGATATAGATGCAATAAATGGCCTTGCAAGCCCGTGCGATGATTATCTTCTAG ATATTGGATTTATAGGACAAGCTTCTCAACTGGGTTTTGGTCCTTGTGAAGGATCACGTTTAAGGAACTCAAGTTCTGCAAGTCAGTCACCGGGATTAAGTGGTAGTAGTAACAGTGCTGTTGGGATATCTGAATCGTCAACTGTGACTATTCAGGAATTTGAATGCAAGAATAGTTCTATTGACAAGGCAGTAACTCATGGGTTCCATGGTAACTTCAGGCAGAAGAAAAGACATCGAACACCAATTGCCCATCCTGCTTCAATCAATTTACGAAATCTTGACGAGTTAGATAACGATGAAAAACCTTCAGTAAGTGGAATAGTGTCTGCTGCTTTTCTTAAGGAGAAAAGACTACGTAAGCCTACTCGAAGATACATTGAGGAATTTTCGGGCAAGAAGTCAAAAGATTCCAAGGGGAGGGAAGATTGTTCTGCTGTTACTGCTACAGAGAATGGACGATTGAAGGCCAGATCTCAGAATAAACATCATCATCAGAGGCCGAGGACATTGGCAGCAGTTCCCGAGGATGATTTAATTTCTGAAAACCAGACACTGGCTGAATTCAGGAAGCAAAGAACACGTCGAAAGAAGTATGCATCAATTTCG TTTCAGAAGTTCAATTGTCGTTGTTATTCTGCACAGATGCTTGAGTCAGATGAATCTGATGAGTCATACGAGTCCGATGAGCAACCTATAACATCTGAATCTGAAGATGACTCTGTGTCAAGGAAAAGATCAACAAAGCAAGATCGAAGGAAGCATCAAAGGATGTGGACTCCCTCTGAGGTGACGACATTGGTTGATGGTATTTCTCAATACGGAGTTGGACGATGGACAGATATAAAAAGGCTCCTATTTGCATCTTCTCCTTATCGCACGCCACTAGATCTCAGG GACAAATGGAGAAATATTTTAAGGAGGAGCTGTGGAAAGGAGCTGAAGAACGAG GTTGAGCAAAAGGAGATGCGTGCTTTACCCAAGTCGTTGGTGCCCCGTGTCCGTGAGCTAGCCACAGTCCATCCGTATCCCAGGCAGCGCGGCAAAAAGTTTGCTCCTCCCATACTTCCAATTGCCAGTAAAAGTGCATCATCTGATCATATCAGAAGGTATGTACGACGGAAGTAG
- the LOC103450045 gene encoding putative white-brown complex homolog protein 30, with product MRGLRINACWVPHVFLFLIIVLNLLPGTHCVNGDDYSRTKSAAVLSEVTQLIYSRLSIVTRYISTNLKSTMGFCIKNLDEDWNTAFNFSGKLEFLSECIKQTDGDVTDRICTAGEIRLYFKSFIASELKRSNYLKPNKNCNLSSWASGCEPGWGCRVSQKVDLKVMDLPPRTRDCQPCCSGFFCPEGLTCMIPCPLGSFCPRAKLNRTTGLCDPYSYQIPAGEPNHTCGGADMWNAFELKNDIFCSAGSHCPSPIRKYICSSGFYCRVGATAQQSCLKLTACGRGTANQKIHAYGIILIVLLSLVLLIVYNCSDHVLAIREKRAAKTREAAARHARETAQARERWKSTRNLVKKRKVGLQEQMSRAFSRKKSARGQSEPLKVLGQETSLPPKIPGTLSGEQTSAAASKAKKKEPSNLTKMMQSFEDDPNGNEGFDLQIGDKNIKKQVPNVKNLHTHSQIFKYAYGQLEKEKAMQQPSNLTFTGLIQMATDTEVKTRPVIEVDFKDLTLTLKGKEKTLLRCVTGKLLPGRVSAVMGPSGAGKTTFLSALSGKVTGCTVTGSILINGKSEPMHSYKKIIGFVPQDDIVHGNLTVEENLRFSARCRLSANMPKPDKVLVVERVIESLGLQSVRDSLVGTVEKRGVSGGQRKRVNVGIEMVMEPSLLILDEPTTGLDSASSQLLLKALRRESREGVNICMVVHQPSYALFRMFDDFILLAKGGFVVYHGSVKKVEEYFAGIGIDVPERVNPPDHFIDILEGIVKPSSGVKHEELPVRWMLHNGYPVPEDMLHYLDGIAASSAGPKPVMKRDQSFAADMWKDVKSSVEVKKDHLQHNFFTSKDLSSRVTPGVVRQYRYFVGRVGKQRLRDAQMLAADYLILLLAGAILGTLGKVKDETFGAHGYMYTVIAVSLLCKISALRTFSLDKLQYWRESASGISSLAHFLSKDTLDHFNTIVKPLVYLSMFYFFNNPRSSFQDNYVVLLCLVYCVTGIAYAIAIYLDPSPAQLWSVLLPVVSTLIANQAKDNLLAKHVANFCYTKWALEAFFIANAERYSGVWLITRCTALSKRGFNLDDWTLCLIVLIAIGVLSRILAFILMVTFQKK from the exons ATGAGGGGATTGAGGATTAATGCCTGTTGGGTTCCCCATGTTTTTCTGTTTCTTATCATTGTTTTGAACTTATTGCCGGGCACGCATTGTGTGAACGGAGATGATTACAGCAGGACGAAAAGTGCTGCCGTGCTTTCTGAGGTTACACAGCTAATCTATAGCCGGCTTTCCATTGTCACTAGATATATTAGCACTAACCTGAAAAGTACTATGGGTTTCTGCATAAAGAATCT GGATGAGGATTGGAATACAGCATTCAATTTTTCGGGAAAGCTGGAATTCTTGAGCGAGTGCATTAAGCAGACGGATG GAGATGTCACTGATCGAATATGTACAGCAGGGGAAATACGTTTATATTTCAAGAGTTTCATAGCGAGTGAGCTGAAACGTTCCAACTACTTAAAACCAAACAAGAACTGCAATTTGAGCTCGTGGGCTTCCGGATGTGAACCTGGTTGGGGCTGTAGAGTCAGCCAGAAGGTTGACCTCAAGGTTATGGACTTGCCACCTAGAACTCGTGATTGTCAGCCTTGTTGTTCAGGGTTCTTCTGCCCCGAGGGCCTTACTTGTATGATAC cttgtCCTTTAGGTTCTTTCTGTCCCCGTGCAAAGCTGAATCGAACGACTGGATTATGTGATCC ATATAGTTACCAGATACCAGCAGGAGAACCAAATCATACGTGTGGCGGTGCAGATATGTGGAATGCTTTTGAACTTAAAAATGATATTTTCTGCTCAGCTGGATCACACTGTCCATCTCCTATTCGTAAATACATTTGCAGTAGCGG gttttactGCAGGGTGGGTGCAACTGCACAACAAT CATGCTTGAAGCTGACTGCTTGTGGTCGAGGCACTGCCAACCAGAAGATACATGCTTATGGGATCATCCTCATT GTTTTACTGAGTCTTGTGCTGCTCATAGTTTATAACTGTTCTGATCATGTTCTTGCCATTCGAGAAAAAAGAGCGGCTAAGACCAGGGAAGCTGCAGCAAGACATGCACGAGAAACTGCACAAGCACGCGAAAGATGGAAATCTACAAGAAATCTAGTCAAGAAGCGCAAAGTGGGATTGCAAGAGCAGATGTCTCGCGCATTTTCTCGCAAAAAATCTGCAAGGGGCCAATCAGAGCCACTGAAGGTTTTAGGCCAAGAGACATCATTACCACCTAAGATACCAGGTACACTAAGCGGCGAGCAGACATCAGCAGCTGCTTCCAAAGCGAAGAAAAAGGAACCTAGCAACCTTACGAAAATGATGCAATCCTTTGAGGATGATCCAAATGGTAATGAAGGTTTTGATCTACAGATTGgagataaaaatattaaaaaacaagTACCAAATGTAAAAAACCTGCATACTCACAGTCAAATTTTCAAGTATGCATATGGGCAACTTGAGAAGGAGAAAGCTATGCAACAACCAAGCAACTTAACCTTCACAGGACTAATCCAAATGGCCACCGATACTGAAGTGAAGACCCGTCCTGTGATTGAAGTAGATTTCAAAGATTTAACTCTCACactgaaaggaaaagaaaaaactctTTTGAGGTGTGTAACCGGGAAACTTTTGCCTGGTCGAGTTTCAGCAGTCATGGGTCCTTCAGGGGCTGGGAAAACAACATTCCTTTCAGCATTGTCAGGAAAAGTAACTGGATGCACTGTGACAGGCTCAATTCTTATAAATGGAAAATCTGAACCAATGCATTCATATAAGAAAATCATTGGTTTTGTGCCTCAAGATGATATTGTACATGGAAACTTGACTGTGGAGGAGAATCTCCGATTCAGTGCAAGGTGCAG GCTATCTGCAAACATGCCAAAACCTGATAAAGTCCTGGTTGTTGAAAGAGTTATTGAGTCCTTGGGACTACAGTCAGTGAGAGACTCTTTGGTTGGTACTGTGGAGAAACGAGGAGTCTCTGGAGGTCAAAGAAAACGTGTAAATGTTGGCATAGAGATGGTCATGGAACCTTCATTGTTGATCTTGGATGAGCCTACAACTGGtttggacagtgcatcttcccaGTTACTTCTTAAAGCACTTCGACGTGAATCTCGTGAAGGGGTCAACATCTGCATGGTAGTTCACCAACCAAG CTATGCCTTATTCAGGATGTTTGATGATTTCATTCTTCTAGCCAAAGGAGGTTTTGTTGTATATCATGGATCTGTAAAGAAAGTTGAAGAATATTTTGCTGGCATCGGAATTGATGTACCAGAACGTGTTAATCCTCCCGACCACTTCATTGACATTTTGGAGGGAATAGTAAAACCAAGCTCAGGTGTGAAACATGAAGAACTTCCTGTTAGGTGGATGCTTCATAATGGGTACCCGGTACCTGAAGATATGCTGCATTATCTTGATGGTATTGCTGCAAGTTCAGCTGGCCCAAAACCTGTAATGAAAAGAGATCAATCTTTTGCTGCAGATATGTGGAAGGATGTCAAGTCTAGTGTTGAGGTGAAAAAAGATCACCTGCAACACAACTTCTTCACGTCTAAGGATTTATCCAGCCGAGTTACTCCTGGTGTGGTTCGGCAGTACAGATATTTTGTAGGGAG GGTTGGTAAGCAGCGACTACGAGATGCTCAAATGCTGGCAGCTGATTACCTGATTCTATTGCTCGCTGGAGCCATCTTAGGGACTCTTGGTAAAGTGAAGGATGAAACGTTTGGGGCCCATGGCTATATGTATACTGTCATTGCTGTTT CACTGCTATGCAAAATTTCAGCATTGAGAACCTTTTCTCTGGACAAATTACAGTACTGGAGAGAGAGTGCATCCGGGATCAGCAGTCTGGCTCATTTTCTGTCCAAAGACACATTGGACCATTTCAATACAATCGTCAAGCCATTGGTTTATCTATCCATGTTCTACTTCTTTAACAACCCAAGGTCATCCTTTCAGGACAATTACGTTGTTTTGCTTTGCCTTGTCTACTGTGTGACGGGCATAGCTTATGCAATTGCCATCTACCTTGATCCTAGTCCTGCCCAACTG TGGTCCGTGCTTCTTCCTGTTGTTTCGACCCTCATTGCAAACCAAGCGAAAGATAATTTATTAGCGAAGCATGTAGCAAATTTTTGCTACACAAAGTGGGCACTAGAGGCCTTTTTCATTGCAAATGCTGAAAG GTACTCCGGGGTGTGGCTGATCACTCGCTGCACCGCATTATCAAAACGAGGCTTCAACCTCGATGATTGGACACTTTGTCTGATCGTCCTCATCGCCATTGGCGTGCTTAGCCGTATTCTGGCTTTCATTCTGATGGTGACTTTCCAAAAGAAGTAG
- the LOC103430311 gene encoding expansin-A9-like, producing MPKKPLVHTHTLFIYSLLPSISSSCYSCSSISSCRFLALLRSFGFRSFARIPLTPLFLSLSLLFLSLTASHSKVRSRFTAGPWKQAHATFYEGGSGTFGGACGYHDVVQEGYGLETVALSNALFNNGLSCGACYEMKCVDEPQWCKPGSPILTVTATNNCPPNWNQASDNGGWCNPPREHFDVAKPVFLNIAEYKAGIIPVTYRRVPCQKKGGMRFTITGNPYFNEVLVWNVGGAGDIISVQVKGSDKLKWTAMSRMWGQRWVTGAKMVGESLTFRVEASDKRHSTSWHVAPKTWQFGQTFEGKNFR from the exons ATGCCGAAAAAGCCCCTGGTTCACACTCATACATTATTCATCTATTCATTACTGCCCTCTATCTCCTCCTCCTGCTATAGCTGCTCCTCCATCTCTTCGTGTCGCTTTTTGGCGCTTCTGAGGAGTTTCGGTTTCCGATCGTTCGCACGGATTCCTCTGACtcctctatttctctctctctctctcctctttctctctctaactgcCTCGCACTCTAAGGTCAGATCTCG GTTCACTGCTGGCCCTTGGAAGCAAGCTCATGCCACATTCTACGAAGGCGGCTCGGGAACGTTTGGCGGAGCTTGTGGTTACCACGACGTGGTTCAAGAAGGCTATGGCCTCGAGACAGTGGCTTTGAGCAATGCTTTGTTCAACAATGGGCTGTCATGTGGTGCATGCTATGAAATGAAGTGTGTGGATGAGCCCCAATGGTGTAAACCAGGGAGCCCTATTCTCACTGTTACTGCAACCAACAATTGCCCACCAAATTGGAATCAGGCTAGTGACAATGGAGGATGGTGCAATCCGCCACGCGAGCATTTCGATGTAGCCAAGCCTGTGTTCCTCAACATTGCTGAGTACAAGGCAGGCATTATTCCAGTCACGTACCGCAG GGTTCCATGCCAGAAGAAAGGGGGCATGCGATTCACAATAACCGGGAACCCTTATTTCAATGAAGTGTTGGTATGGAACGTGGGAGGAGCTGGGGACATCATCAGCGTGCAGGTGAAGGGCTCCGACAAGCTCAAATGGACAGCAATGAGTCGGATGTGGGGTCAGCGGTGGGTTACCGGTGCCAAGATGGTCGGTGAGTCACTGACCTTCCGAGTTGAAGCAAGTGATAAAAGACACTCAACTTCATGGCATGTTGCGCCCAAGACATGGCAGTTTGGCCAGACTTTTGAAGGCAAGAACTTCCGATAG
- the LOC103430320 gene encoding uncharacterized protein isoform X1 encodes MKSAFRNAHSLFRSLNPNPNPHLTSLLLPLRLTLLTPPSPPSLRPQTFPSLSATLSSASMPGGEPLTPPPLEKQFEDFRAQLEESGTLRERIRAVVMEIESTTRLMHSGLLLVHQSRSTPAEVLEKPKVQIGVLKELYNRLAEVVRESPGQYYRYHGDWRTETQTVVSLLAFMHWLETGTLLLHTEAEEKLGLNDSEFCLDVEDYLVGICFMSNELPRYVVNQVTAGDYDCPRKVLKFLTDLHAAFRMLNLRNDFLRKKFDGMKYDLRRVEEVYYDVKIRGLTANGALVEDQGPQGPP; translated from the exons ATGAAGTCAGCGTTTCGAAACGCCCACTCTCTCTTCCGctccctaaaccctaaccctaaccctcaCCTCACCTCGCTTCTCCTCCCTCTCCGTCTCACACTCCTCACCCCACCCTCACCTCCGTCCCTCAGACCCCAAACATTTCCCTCCCTCTCCGCCACTCTCTCCTCCGCGTCGATGCCTGGCGGCGAACCCCTCACGCCTCCCCCGCTGGAGAAGCAGTTCGAGGACTTCCGAGCTCAGCTTGAAGAGTCCGGGACCTTGCGCGAGCGCATTCGAGCTGTGGTTATGGAGATCGAGTCCACCACAAGGCTAATGCACTCCGGCCTCCTCCTAGTTCACCAGTCTCGCTCCACTCCCG CAGAGGTTTTGGAGAAGCCGAAGGTACAGATTGGCGTGTTGAAGGAGCTCTACAATCGGCTCGCTGAAGTCGTGCGTGAATCTCCTGGGCAGTACTATAG ATATCATGGTGACTGGAGGACTGAGACGCAGACTGTGGTTTCACTGCTTGCGTTTATGCACTGGTTGGAGACAGGGACTCTTTTGTTGCACACTGAAGCTGAAGAAAAACTTGGAC TGAACGATTCAGAATTTTGTCTGGATGTTGAAGACTATCTTGTTG GTATTTGTTTCATGTCCAACGAATTG CCGAGGTACGTGGTTAACCAAGTGACTGCTGGGGACTATGACTGTCCAAGAAAGGTGCTTAAGTTTTTGACAGATCTTCATGCAGCCTTCCGTATGCTTAATCTCCGGAATGACTTTTTGCGCAAGAAATTTGATG GTATGAAGTATGACCTGAGAAGGGTTGAAGAAGTTTACTACGATGTTAAGATCAGAGGCTTGACAGCCAATGGTGCTCTTGTGGAAGACCAAGGACCCCAAGGACCGCCATAA